The genomic region CGCTCAGGGACGCCGTGCTCGGGCTCCGGGAATGGGCCGAGGACCTCCTGGCCCGATTGGTGGCCGTGCCCACGGTGAACCCCCCCGGACGGGAGTACCCCCGCCTGGTCTCCGTGTTGGGCGCCGCGATGGAGGAGCTGGGGCTCGGCCTCCAGGTGTTCTTCCCCACCGAGGCCGAGGTGCGCCGGCTGTACCCGGAATCGGAAGGCCTCACCCGGCCCAACCTCGTTGGCCGCCTCCGCCTCGGCCGGACGAAGACCCTCCACCTCAACGGCCACTACGACGTGGTCCCGCCCGGCGAGGGCTGGACCCGGGACCCCTTCGTGCTGGGGCGTGACGGCGAGTGGCTGCGCGGCCGCGGCGCCGGGGACATGAAGGGGACCATCGTCGCCCACCTCGCCGCCGTGGCGGCCCTACGCAAGATCGGCCTGGAGCCGTCCTGCGACCTCGAGTTCGGCTACGTCCCCGACGAGGAATCGGGCGGGGACTGCGGCCTCGGCTGGCTGATCCGACGGGACGTGCTGAAGGCGGACGCCGGCCTGTTCGAGGGGCACTCCGGCCCGGCGCTGACCATCGCCAACAAGGGGGTCCTCTGGCTGGAGATTGTGGTCCGGGGCCGTTCGGGGCACGCCAGCCGCCCCTACGAGGGGGTCAACGCCTTCGACGGGATCGTGGCCGTGGCCCGGGGCCTCCTGGACGCCCTGCCCCAGCTCTGCGCCGCCAGGAGCGACCTGCCCGTCGCCCGACCCGAGGACGCCCGCGGCGTGATGACCCTGGGCGGGATTATTTCCAGCGCCACGGCCAAGGTCAACGTCATCCCGGGCAAGGTATCTTTCACCGTGGACCGCCGTCTGCTGCCCGAGGAGGACCCGGCTCGGGCCCAGGCCGAAATCGAGGCCCGCGCCCGGGAGGCCCTCCCCGTCGTCGAGGGGATGACCCTCGAGGTGCGGCGGCTCCAGTTCGCCCCCGCCGTCGTCTGCCCCGAAGACTCCGAAATCGTGCGCGCCCTGGCCGCCTCGATCGAGCACGTTTACGGAAAAAAGCCGCCGCTCCGCCTGAGCGCCTTCTTCACCGACATGCGCTTCATGGCAAAAATCCCCTGCTGCGGGCACTCCGTCCGCTCACAGAACATCCACGGACCGGACGAGGGTGTACACCGGGAGGACCTCCTGGACACCGCCCTCACGCTGGCGCTCCTCTGCACGACCTTCGGCGCGTAGGCACTTGCGTGTCGCCGCACCGGGTGGTATATTTACGGGGGGCGGTCGCTGGACGGCCGGGCTCGCGTGCGGGGCGGTTGCTGGACGGCCGGGCTCGCGTGCGGGGCGGTCGCTGGACGGCCGGGCTCGCTCACGAGGGGGGATGAGCCGCCGGCGCGCGCCGTCCATCCGGGCGGTTTCCCGGAGCCGGGTGCGGGATACGCGGTCCGGCGACCCTTGGAGCGGACCGCGGCGGGAGTTTTTCGGATAAAAGCGGTGATTTGAGTTAAAATTGAGTGTACCGGGTTCCTTCATCGCGCCAGCCGTCGGCGGACCGGACGCCGACCGCCCAACGAACGGTGAAGCATGGCCGATACTTACATCTTCATCAACGGGGAAACCTACGGCCCCCTCTCGATCTCCGAGATCAAGAAGTGGGCCGAGGAGGGGCGCCTGGGTCCCGAGGACCAGGTCTGGATCGCGGCCCGCAACGAGTGGGTCCTGGCCCGCAACGTGGCCCAGTTCAAACGCATCTTCGACGACAAAGGGGTCACCGGCGATGGAGCGCCGGTCTCCGAGGGCCTGTTGGTGAGCATTGACGGCGAGCAGTACGGCCCCTACCCCGCCACCCAGATCATCGAGTTCATCCAGGACGGCCGCATCAACCACAAGGACTTCGTCTGGATCGAGCGGCAAAACCGCTGGTTCGAGCTGGAAAAAATCGTCCAGTTCCGCCAGGCCTTCGAGCGGCGCGACGCCGAGGAAGCCCGGGAAGTCGAGCCGGCCGCCGAGGAGGAACCGGAGGAGGCCGTGGAGGCCGCGCCCGCCGAGGAGGTCGAGGAAACCGCCGAGGAGGAGGCCCCCGAGGTCGAGGAGGGGGTCGAGGTACCGGTCCCAGACAGCGACTGGGCCGACTTCGACGTCGGGACCAAGGGGAAGGCCAAGAAGCCGGTCGTCTCGGACCGCGACATCGTGGCCCGGGTCTTCGCCGATGACCGGCCCCGCGGCGAGGGCGCCATCGGCACCATCGGCGACTTCGTCGAGGCTCCGGAGGAGACGCAGCTCCGCGAGCGCGTGGCGGAGATTGACCCCCGCGAGCTGCCCCTGATGAAGGCCAACGCCGCCAAGCGATTCGGCGGACTCATCTGGGACTTCGTCATCTGCTTCAGCTTCGTCGCCGTGCTGGGCATCATCTTCCACATGCTCGACAAGGCCTTCGCCGACTTCTCGGTAAAAGTCTTCAATCCCTCCGACACCCTGGGGGTCCTCGAGGGGGCCGGGTTCCTGGCCAACCTCTCGAAAACCTTCGTCTTCATCTCGATCGGCGTCATCGGCTTCTACCTCCTCTTCCGCGACGCCCTCTTCGGCCACCGGTCCCTGGGCAAGCGGCTGGCGGGCCTGCGCGTGGTGGACCGCGTGAGCAAGCGGCCCGCGAGCTTCGGCAAGCTGGTGCTCCGCAACCTCACCGTGGTCACCATCGTGCCCCTGGTGATCGAGTTCTTCCTGGTGCTCGGCGACCACAAGGGGCTGCGCATCGGCGACCGCATCGCCCGCACCCAGGTCGTGGACACCAACATCTGACCTGGGCCGCCGGGGGGGGATTTCGGGGGGGAGCTGAAAGCGGGGAGCGCGACGCGTCAGCCCTTTGACCGGGGCCGCCGCGGGGGGAAAGTCGTCCGTCGGTGACCGCCGAAGCTCGGGGCGGTGACGGACGCCGATCGTGGAATTAACACGGACGGGGCGAGCCGAGGGGCTTGCCCCACAGTTTAGGCGTATGATAGGGGAAGAACTGAAGGCTGGTGTTTTTACGAGGGCAATAGGCGGGAAATGGCTGTCGGCTATTCTGGCGGCAGTTGTGGCCCTGGCCGCCTTCTGGCTCACCGCGGCCCCGGGAACGGTCCTTTTAGAGAGCAACTACGACCTGACCCTGGCGGCGGCGGACCTCGGCTGCGCCCACTCCCCGGGCTACCCGCTCCACTCCCTGGCCGCCCACCCCTTCATCGCCCTCTTTTCGGACCCCGCCCAGGCGACGAACCTCTTCTCCGGTCTCTTCGGCGCGCTGACGGTCTTTTTTCTTACACTGGCCCTCGCCGAGCTGGGGCGCTGCGCCGACGGTAAGGAAAATCCCTGGCTGGCCGCCCTGGGCGCGCTGGCCTTCGGCCTCTCGGCCACCCTGTGGACCCAGGCCTCCCTCACCGAGGTCTACACCCAGCACACCGCCTTTCTGGCGGCGGCGCTCTACGTGAGCTTGCGGGCCCGGCGCCTCGCCCTGGCCTCCGAGCCCTCGGGGATGGAGACGGCCACGGCGGGCCTTTTGACCGGGCTTCTATTGGTCAGCCACAACGCCGGCTACTCGTACCTCCCGGCGCTGGCGCTGGTCCTGTGGCCGGCCTTGAAGCGGTTGAACGCCGCGGGCTGGGGGCTCACCGTCGCCGCGCTGGGCCTCGGCCTCTCGGCCTACCTCTACCTCCCGATAAGGGCCTCCACCGGGCCGCTGGTCAACTGGTCCTCCCCGGACAATATTTCCGATTTCACCCGGAGCCTGAGCCAGGCGGTCTACGCCGACACGCCGCTGGCGCGGAACGCGGCCGTCCTCGGCGGCCAGCTCGCCTGGGTCGTCCGGACCTGGTGGGCCGACCTGGCGCCGGGGGCGGCGCTGGCGGGCATCGCCGGCCTGGTGGTTTTATTCAAAAAAGGAAGGCGCCAGCTCTTCGCCGGGCTGCTGCTCTTGTGGCTTCTGCCGGCGGCGCTGCTCATGGCGATTCGCAACTACCCCGTGCCGCAGCTCGTGGGGTCCGGGGAAACGTTCCTGTTGACCGGGGCCTTCGTCTTCGCCGCCGGGCTCTACCTCGGGGCCTCCCGGCTCGCCCGGAAGTTCGAACACCGGGGAAGGGCGATGGCCGTCGGTGCGCTGATGCTCGTCCTCGCCGCCACGGTTTTTACGAGCCTCCCCCGGGCCGACCTGTCGAAGAGAACCGGGATGGAGGAGCTGGGCGCCGACCTCTTCGCCTCCTGCCCCCCCGGGGCCATCCTGGCCGTCTCCATCGTTCAGGGCGACAGTTGCTACTTCGACGGCCTGGTCCGGCGCTACGCCCGTGACCGCCGCCCGGACCTCGAGGTCACCTCGGCCTACCAGGTGGGCGACTCGTGGTACCAGCGGGAGCTGGCCGACCGCGCGGGGCTCCTCCCGCCGAGTGAGGACGAGCAGATGCGTCTGTGGCGCTACGCCGGCGAGCGGGCCCCCGACGTCCGCACGGCCCGGAGCTTCGTGGACACGAGCCTTTTGGAGTACTACTCCCGCACCGCCCGCCGTCCGCTGGCCCTGGCGGTGGACGTGGACTATCTCTACGCCTTCTCCCTGGCCCTGAAGGAAGACCGGGACGGGTTCGTCCCCCTGGGCCTCGTCGAGGTCTGGCGTCCCTTCGAGGCGTACGCGGCCTCGGGGAATCCCGATCTGGGCCGGCAGACCCTGACGCGGGCGCGCTGGGACACCCTGCGGTTCAGGCCCCGACCCGAGGGCCCGCACAAGTACGAGCGCGCCGCCACCGATTTCCTCCTCGGCCGGCTGGACGTGTTCGCCGAGGCGGCTTCGGCGGCGGGATACGCCCCCCGGGCCGCCGCAGCGGCCGTCCGCGCCGGATGGTTCTCCCCCCTCGTCCCCCAGCGCTGGAGCTCGGCCCGGGACGCCGCCGCCACCTGGACCGCCCTCGCCCGCGACGCGACGCCCTCCGACGTCCTGGTCGGCCGCTGCCTCTTCTACGGCCTCTACGGCCGCGCGGCCCTCTACGCCCGCCGGCGCCTGGAGGAGGGGACGGCCGGCGTCCCGGACATCTACGCCCTCTACGCCCAGAGCCTGATACTGGGCGACGAGGAAGGGGCGGCAAGGTTCGAGCGCATCCTCGGGGCCATGACCGCCACGGCACCTTGACGCGGGGAGCGCCCTTCTGCTAAACTTCGCCCGCCTCGCAACAGGGTAGAGGAGGTCGGCCCCCGTGATCATCGTCCTCATCATCCACATCCTCCTGTGCATCGGCCTGGCGGTCACCGTCCTCCTGCAGGCCGGCAAGGGCGGCGGGCTGTCCGGCGCCTTCGGCGGCGCGGGGACCCAGACCATCCTGGGCCAGCGCGGGGCGGCGACCTTCCTCTCCAAGCTCACCCGCTGGCTGGCGATAAGCTACATGGTCGTCTCCATGGCGCTGGCCTTCCTCTACTCCTCGCCCAAGCGGGAGGAGGCCGCCCAGCCGAGCGGCACCGAACAGACCGAAAAGCCCCCCGAGGCAAAGCCCATGGCGACCGAAGAATCCGCGGCGGAGACGGGCGGCGGGGAGCAACCGGCCCCCGAGACACAATAAAAAAAGAGGGGCCCCGGGCCCCTTTTTTTATTCGACTTGACCGAAACGCGTCCGGTCCGGTTATAATGAATGCGCCCACTCAAGGAGGCGTGGAAAATGCGGCTGACCGTACTTCTGTTTCTTCTGCCCGTCGCCCTCCTGGCTCAGGAGGCCGAAACCCCGGACCCGGAGTCCGCGCTGGCGGCGCAGATAGCGGTCTGGCTCACCGAGGAGGGCTTAGACCCCCTCACCTACGATGACGAACCCAACACCTGGTACATAAGCACCACCGGGGACAACATGGGCGCCGTCCCCTGCACCCTCTACCTCTGTGACGGGTTCCTCTGCTTCCAGTCCGTCCTGGTCTCCATCCCCGAGCACAGCCACGGGGACCTGGGCGAGCTGGCCGGGGTCCTCCTGCGCATCGGCCTCGAGAACTACATGGTCAAAGCGGTGATCAACGACTACAATAACGTGGAGCTGGAGGCGGAGTTCCCCGCGACCTCCCTCTCCCGGGACGACTTCGTCACGGCGCTGTGGCTGATGCTGGGCACCGCCGATTCCGAGTACCCGCGGATAATCGAGAACGTTTACCGTTAGGGGGGCGGATGCGCGCCACCGTTTGGTTCCTCACCATTCTTCACCTGGGGGCCTGGGCGACGCCGGGCCTCTTTTATTCCCCGACCAGGCCCGAGTCCTCCGTCTTCACCGTTCCCGCGGCCGACGGCTGGCTCTACCTCGGCGAGACGACGCCGGGCGCCCGAAGGCTGGCCGACCACGAGCCCGGCTCGTACTACTACCTCTTCTACGGCCAGGCTCCGCCCGCGGGAGTCCAGACCGTCGCCTCCTTCCCCGGCGTTCACCTGCTGCGCTCCGACTGGCTCCTGCCGGGATTCCCCGGCGGCGAGCTTTTACTGCTCCACCCCCTGCCCGGGATTTCCCGGCCCTCCGGGATGCTCCAGGACACGCCCCCCGAGCCCTTCGGCGGGGGATGGATAGACCCGGCGGTCGTCGCCCGGATTGACACGGAGCACTACCTGGACCATCTCGAGGAGCTCACCGCCATCCCCACCCGCTTCTCCTTCTGCGAGGGATGCGCCCAGGCCGCCGAGCTTTTGATGACCACCCTGGGCGGGTGGGGCTACGAACCCTACTACCACCTCTACGACCTGAACGGGGTCGGGACGGTGGACGTCTGGGACGTCTCGGCCGTGGACGATAATACGGCCTACGCCGTGGGACTGCTGGCGATCAAAACCGAGGACGGGGGGGAGACCTGGCACGCCCTGGAGGATACGGCCGGCTACTCCCCCCGCGCGGTGCTCTTCCTCGACACGGATCGGGGGTTCGCGGGGGGGTGGCGGACCATTCTCGCCACCGACGACGGCGGGGGAACGTGGGAGGTCGTGGACCACGACTTCCCCTCGAACATCCGGGACATCGCCTTCAGCGACGACGAGCACGGATGCGCCTCCGGCCGGGGCTTCATCTCCTGGACGGACGACGGGGGTGAAACCTGGCGGGAGGCCGACGCGCCCGAAGTGGAGGACATGCTGGGGGTGGACCTGGCCGGTTCCCTGGGGCTGGCCGTGGGGACGGGGGGGCTGATCCTGCGCAGCGTGGACGGGGGAGAAACGTGGGGGAGCGTGGACTCGGGGGTCGGGCAAAACCTCTACGCGGTGAACATACATCCGGGCACCGGTGACGCGTGGGTGGTCGGCGCGGCCGGCACCATCCTCCACTCCGGGGACGGCGGGCTCTCCTGGTCCCCCCAGGAGAGCGGGTTCACCCAGTTCATCTACCAGGTCGAGTTCGTGGACGCACAGCACGGCTTCTGCGTGGGGGACAACCGCTACCTGTTCGAGACCACCGACGGCGGCGCGACCTGGACCATCGTCGGGAGCTCGGACCGGGACCGCTTTCTCGCCCTGGACGTGCTGGACGACGACACCCTGTGGATCGGCGGCGGGGAACCGCCCTTCGCCTACGTCTCCACCGACGGCGGCGGGACACTCGTCGGGGGTTACATTGACACCGAGGAGAGCCTGACCTGGCGGAATGTGGTTTGCGAGCTGCCGAGCTCGGGAGACGGCCCGGCCCTTCTCGTCACGGGGCATTACGACAGCATCTCCGATGACCCGCTCCATCTGGCGCCCGGGGCGAACGACAACGGCAGCGGCGTGTCCGCCTGCCTCGAGGTCGCGCGCGCCTGTAGGGGGCTCACCTTCGAAACCCCCGTGCGGATCGTCCTCTTCTCCGGGGAGGAGGAGGGGATGATCGGGTCGTCCTACTACGTGGCCGATCTGGCGGAGGGCGAGGTCGGCGGCGTATTTAACATGGACATGTACGCCTACCGCGACGACGAAAACTACGACCTGGAGGTCTTCACCCGGGACGACTCCCTCTGGCTCTCCGGGGCCTACGACGACGGGTGCGGCTACACACCGGCCTTCGAGGTCGAGACGAACGACCCCGAATGGTATCGCTCGGACCACTCCAGCTTCTGGCGGGCGGGCATCCCCGCGGTCCACGTCGCCGAGTACGCCGGCACCCAGATCTACCCCTGGTACCACACCACTGAGGACACGATTGACAAGATGGACCTGGTGCAGGGTGTGAGCGGCGCCCGGGCGGCGGCGGCCGCGGTCCTGCAACTGGTGCCCCGTCGGGACCAGGCCGGGGGACTGGACGCTGCCTACGCCTTCCCGAACCCCTTCCGCCCCGACGAGGGTCACACGACGGTCACCTTCCGCGACCTGCCGGCGGGCACGGACCTGCGCGTCTTCGACGCCGCGGGGAGCCTGGTCTTCGAGGCGGGGAACCTGGAGGGCGAGTACGAGTGGCCAGTGGAGAACTCGGGCGGGCGACTTCTGGCCTCGGGCGTGTACCTCTACCACCTGGCGGCCCGGGGCGAGGAGAGGGTGGGGAAGCTCGCCGTCATCCGTTGAAGGGCCGATGGCACGCTGGCGGCTGAAACCTCTGGACATTCCGCTGGCCGTCGTGCTGTCGGCGGCGGCGGCGATACCCTGGATGCTCCCCGAGGAGCCGGGCGCCGTGGCGGTCGTCACCTACCCCGGCGGGGAGTTCCGCGTCGGACTCGACGAAACGAGAACCCTGGTGCTCCAGGGGCCCGTCGGCGAGACGGTCGTCCGGGTCGAGGGCGGCCGGGCCTGGGTGGAGAGCTCGGACTGCCCCCAGAAGCTCTGCGTGAAAATGGGGAAGATTGACGAGGCGGGCGAGGCGGTCTGGTGCGTCCCCAACTGCGTCGGGATTCGCATCGAGGGGGGGACGGGTGTTGACGCCGTCACCCGTTAGGCGGGTCGTGGAGAGGTACAGGGGGATCGGCCTGCTCGCGCTGGCCCTGGCCCTCTACGTCCTGGAGGGCCTCCTGCCGCGTCCGGTCCCCTGGTTCCGCCTCGGGTTGTCCAACATCGTCGTCCTTCTGGTCCTGGTGAGGCAGGGGCCCCTGCCGGCCCTGAAGCTCAGCCTGATCCGAACCGTCCTGGGCTCTCTCTTCCTGGGCAACCTCCTGACGCCGGTAATTCTGTTGAACCTCGCCGGCTCCGTGGCGAGCTGGGGGGCGATGAGCGCCCTCTTACCCCTCTACCCCCGGCGCGTCAGCCTCGTCGGAATCTCCCTCACCGGGGCGGCGTTCCACGCCACCGCCCAGTGGGCGACGGCGATTTTCATATTACTGCCGGGCCTCGCCTGGAGTCTCCTGCCGCTCGTCCTGCTCCCCTCCCTCGCCGCCGGGGTGGTCGTCGGGTTAATCACCGCGGCCGTCGTCCCGCAGGAACCCGACCTCCGCGTACAGCCGGGCTAGACGCCCGTCCTGCTCCCGGTTGACGAGACGCTGCGAATTCAGCTCGTCGCGCACCTCGCCCCTCAACTCCCGCACCTCATCCCACAAGCCGTCCAGTTGAGATGACAGGCTCGCCCACTGCACACCCCACAGGGCGGCGACCAGGGCGGGGAGGGCCAGGCGGACTATCCACCGGAGCCAGCGTTTCTCGCCGTTGCCGTTTTTCTCGGACATGTTTATTTTCCGCCTTAATATGTACACGTCGGGATAATATGTCGAAGGTTTTAACATCCCCCGAAGACGACCCCGAGGAGGCCGAGCCAGAAGAAGGTCAGCAGGACCACGGCGGCCACGTCCACGATAAGGAACCAGAACCTCATCCTGGCGTCGGTCGCCTTGTCCTTGCGGACGCAGACGATGACGCCGAGGAGCAGGATCACGCCGGCGAGGATGTAGTAGAGAAGGTCGGGCATGGGGTCCTTTCGGAAAAAGTGGATACCGCTGTTTCGCCAAGCTGGCACAGCGGGCAAGCCTCTGTAAGTTCACCCGCCACTGGCGGGGAATCAGCGTACCCGAATTGGGTGCGTTTGTACCCTTAATGGGTACGGATGGCGGCCGAGCCGGGCCGGAGGCCGTCCCACCAATGCGGCGGCGTCTCCCGGTAGGCGTGGGGCTGCGTCCAAGGGGCCAGCTCGACGGCGATGTGCCAGTATTCATGCAACTTGTAGTACCCCTCGATCCACGAGCGGTAGTAGTACCAGGGGTGGTAGAGCCCCGCGGCGACCAGGCTGTCCCGGATGTCATCCCGGCGCCACTTGGGGCACGGGCTTCCCCAAAAGCTCTCGGCGGTCAGCCGGGCGGAGTAGTCCACCGCGCAGCCGGCCCAGTGGCCGTTCGCGTCGGTGTAGTCCACGGGGTAGCTGCCCTCATCCACGCCGGGCTCCGGGCCGGGGCCGCCCGGGCCGAGGTCGGACTTCGGCCGGTAGCACGAGTTCGCCACCAGGCAACCCCCCAGGTCGCCGCCGAATTGGGTGACGACGAGGGACTTCCAGCGGTCGAGGGTTTCGATCAGGCGCCCGGTTCCCAGCATCCTCACGCACATCTCCCGGCCGTCCCGGGGCTGGGCGAGGTCGCCGGGGATGTCGAACAGGTCAGGCATCATCCTCCAATTTGAAGCCGATGGCGTCCTTGGCCTCGCCGATCTCGACGGTGGAGTTGGCCTTCTCGCGGGCGGCGTCCTGAATGCCGCGGACGATGACGCCACCGCCGCCGACGCCGCAGAGGCCCGTCCACCCGGCTATTGCCAGCCCCTCGTCAATGAGGCGGAAGACGTACAGCGCCAGGATGACGACGAAGAGCCCGGCCAGGACGCAGAAGATGAAGAGCCGCTGGCCGAACTCGATCCCCTTGCCGAAGTCGAAGAGTTTCATAATTTTCCCAATAAAAAAGGCCGCTTTTCAGCAGCCGATAACCCCGCCCAAGGTCATTAGGCTAGTCGAGCAGGAAGGAAGTCCATAAAAAAACCGCCCCATGGGCGGCCCCATTATATCAATTAGACTTTACTTTCGTTTCTTACTTCTGGATTTATTACGTTTTTTATGTAATTTTTGCGGTTTTAATTTCGTTT from bacterium harbors:
- a CDS encoding M28 family peptidase, coding for MRATVWFLTILHLGAWATPGLFYSPTRPESSVFTVPAADGWLYLGETTPGARRLADHEPGSYYYLFYGQAPPAGVQTVASFPGVHLLRSDWLLPGFPGGELLLLHPLPGISRPSGMLQDTPPEPFGGGWIDPAVVARIDTEHYLDHLEELTAIPTRFSFCEGCAQAAELLMTTLGGWGYEPYYHLYDLNGVGTVDVWDVSAVDDNTAYAVGLLAIKTEDGGETWHALEDTAGYSPRAVLFLDTDRGFAGGWRTILATDDGGGTWEVVDHDFPSNIRDIAFSDDEHGCASGRGFISWTDDGGETWREADAPEVEDMLGVDLAGSLGLAVGTGGLILRSVDGGETWGSVDSGVGQNLYAVNIHPGTGDAWVVGAAGTILHSGDGGLSWSPQESGFTQFIYQVEFVDAQHGFCVGDNRYLFETTDGGATWTIVGSSDRDRFLALDVLDDDTLWIGGGEPPFAYVSTDGGGTLVGGYIDTEESLTWRNVVCELPSSGDGPALLVTGHYDSISDDPLHLAPGANDNGSGVSACLEVARACRGLTFETPVRIVLFSGEEEGMIGSSYYVADLAEGEVGGVFNMDMYAYRDDENYDLEVFTRDDSLWLSGAYDDGCGYTPAFEVETNDPEWYRSDHSSFWRAGIPAVHVAEYAGTQIYPWYHTTEDTIDKMDLVQGVSGARAAAAAVLQLVPRRDQAGGLDAAYAFPNPFRPDEGHTTVTFRDLPAGTDLRVFDAAGSLVFEAGNLEGEYEWPVENSGGRLLASGVYLYHLAARGEERVGKLAVIR
- a CDS encoding NusG domain II-containing protein, whose amino-acid sequence is MARWRLKPLDIPLAVVLSAAAAIPWMLPEEPGAVAVVTYPGGEFRVGLDETRTLVLQGPVGETVVRVEGGRAWVESSDCPQKLCVKMGKIDEAGEAVWCVPNCVGIRIEGGTGVDAVTR
- a CDS encoding ArgE/DapE family deacylase yields the protein MDGTKEKALRDAVLGLREWAEDLLARLVAVPTVNPPGREYPRLVSVLGAAMEELGLGLQVFFPTEAEVRRLYPESEGLTRPNLVGRLRLGRTKTLHLNGHYDVVPPGEGWTRDPFVLGRDGEWLRGRGAGDMKGTIVAHLAAVAALRKIGLEPSCDLEFGYVPDEESGGDCGLGWLIRRDVLKADAGLFEGHSGPALTIANKGVLWLEIVVRGRSGHASRPYEGVNAFDGIVAVARGLLDALPQLCAARSDLPVARPEDARGVMTLGGIISSATAKVNVIPGKVSFTVDRRLLPEEDPARAQAEIEARAREALPVVEGMTLEVRRLQFAPAVVCPEDSEIVRALAASIEHVYGKKPPLRLSAFFTDMRFMAKIPCCGHSVRSQNIHGPDEGVHREDLLDTALTLALLCTTFGA
- a CDS encoding DUF2723 domain-containing protein, with the translated sequence MALAAFWLTAAPGTVLLESNYDLTLAAADLGCAHSPGYPLHSLAAHPFIALFSDPAQATNLFSGLFGALTVFFLTLALAELGRCADGKENPWLAALGALAFGLSATLWTQASLTEVYTQHTAFLAAALYVSLRARRLALASEPSGMETATAGLLTGLLLVSHNAGYSYLPALALVLWPALKRLNAAGWGLTVAALGLGLSAYLYLPIRASTGPLVNWSSPDNISDFTRSLSQAVYADTPLARNAAVLGGQLAWVVRTWWADLAPGAALAGIAGLVVLFKKGRRQLFAGLLLLWLLPAALLMAIRNYPVPQLVGSGETFLLTGAFVFAAGLYLGASRLARKFEHRGRAMAVGALMLVLAATVFTSLPRADLSKRTGMEELGADLFASCPPGAILAVSIVQGDSCYFDGLVRRYARDRRPDLEVTSAYQVGDSWYQRELADRAGLLPPSEDEQMRLWRYAGERAPDVRTARSFVDTSLLEYYSRTARRPLALAVDVDYLYAFSLALKEDRDGFVPLGLVEVWRPFEAYAASGNPDLGRQTLTRARWDTLRFRPRPEGPHKYERAATDFLLGRLDVFAEAASAAGYAPRAAAAAVRAGWFSPLVPQRWSSARDAAATWTALARDATPSDVLVGRCLFYGLYGRAALYARRRLEEGTAGVPDIYALYAQSLILGDEEGAARFERILGAMTATAP
- a CDS encoding RDD family protein, whose protein sequence is MADTYIFINGETYGPLSISEIKKWAEEGRLGPEDQVWIAARNEWVLARNVAQFKRIFDDKGVTGDGAPVSEGLLVSIDGEQYGPYPATQIIEFIQDGRINHKDFVWIERQNRWFELEKIVQFRQAFERRDAEEAREVEPAAEEEPEEAVEAAPAEEVEETAEEEAPEVEEGVEVPVPDSDWADFDVGTKGKAKKPVVSDRDIVARVFADDRPRGEGAIGTIGDFVEAPEETQLRERVAEIDPRELPLMKANAAKRFGGLIWDFVICFSFVAVLGIIFHMLDKAFADFSVKVFNPSDTLGVLEGAGFLANLSKTFVFISIGVIGFYLLFRDALFGHRSLGKRLAGLRVVDRVSKRPASFGKLVLRNLTVVTIVPLVIEFFLVLGDHKGLRIGDRIARTQVVDTNI
- a CDS encoding Gx transporter family protein, which produces MERYRGIGLLALALALYVLEGLLPRPVPWFRLGLSNIVVLLVLVRQGPLPALKLSLIRTVLGSLFLGNLLTPVILLNLAGSVASWGAMSALLPLYPRRVSLVGISLTGAAFHATAQWATAIFILLPGLAWSLLPLVLLPSLAAGVVVGLITAAVVPQEPDLRVQPG
- the secG gene encoding preprotein translocase subunit SecG gives rise to the protein MIIVLIIHILLCIGLAVTVLLQAGKGGGLSGAFGGAGTQTILGQRGAATFLSKLTRWLAISYMVVSMALAFLYSSPKREEAAQPSGTEQTEKPPEAKPMATEESAAETGGGEQPAPETQ